A stretch of the Zeugodacus cucurbitae isolate PBARC_wt_2022May chromosome 6, idZeuCucr1.2, whole genome shotgun sequence genome encodes the following:
- the LOC105210270 gene encoding uncharacterized protein LOC105210270 — protein sequence MAWGYWSATTVDRGRSPRRNTQCTPLPVNLMQQEEDNTQHASAAAAASAANSSNTGNGSGGGGNSNTCPNTPSGTQANLCYSPTCRSRCSSPCPGSPCPGSPCGSITPPPPPQLTSSQQHLHQHSNKNCPAAQQILNLDDYPSRRQSLDRLDSPQSKYFGLQANQLSDILCRGAVVSSIQSANNTLTRGVSLHSRSGSAHGSIHGGSHHGSYGGGGGGGTGSAHGSMGCLQGSMGHLMGAGGIGGGIGGASTSGSVGMLSGAIDTGDYDVPHPHPYTHHYMQTSTSITPPHSTMSLIGSRPGSAGACPGHDSGSDSSQGCGSTMGGVDVRVAGAMHGMGAMSIGSGHAGHMIGGGGGGGVGVAMGMGMIGAGMSGHHSGGSGSLGRCSSRCHNTMNTTTNTTTTTTDDSGGGSGGSGGSVFIGSCRMGPTTSGVGGGVGMGVGINVGGGMGGIGIIENPHRSSLHGSEGSGLNVCGMGGSGGSGGSVGGRSSTLGTIHNGHHHHQYHHECIHYERLPIPVPIPTVPMQQQQHLHSEEEIEPAYATVFPNVPSAPGLSCDGEDRSIYRRGARRWRKLYRVNGHIFQAKRFNRRAFCAYCQDRIWGLGRQGFKCIQCKLLVHKKCHKLVQKHCTNEHVEPLVKERDDAFAEQLPQVLPPLPDYASQASGSGHGGLLDASDPLAALEIQPHDGQMQQQQQQHQNIEEQLEPGTQRQYSINDFELIRVIGRGSYAKVLMVELKNTGRIYAMKVIKKALVTDDEDIDWVQTEKHVFETASNHPFLVGLHSCFQTPSRLFFVIEFVRGGDLMFHMQRQRRLPEEHARFYAAEISLALNFLHEKGIIYRDLKLDNVLLDHEGHIKLTDYGMCKEGIRPGDTTSTFCGTPNYIAPEILRGEDYGFSVDWWALGVLLYEMLAGRSPFDIAGASENPDQNTEDYLFQVILEKTIRIPRSLSVKAASVLKGFLNKNPADRLGCHRESAFMDIVNHPFFKSIDWEMLERKQVSPPFKPRLDSDRDLANFPPEFTEEAVQLTPDDDRVIDKIDQSEFEGFEYVNPLLMSLEDCV from the exons ATGGCTTGGGGTTATTGGAGCGCCACCACAGTGGATCGTGGTCGTTCGCCACGCCGCAATACGCAGTGTACACCGCTACCGGTGAATTTAATGCAACAGGAAGAGGATAACACGCAACATGCTTCAGCAGCCGCAGCGGCATCAGCTGCAAACAGCAGCAATACTGGAAATGGTAGCGGCGGCGGTGGCAATTCGAATACCTGCCCGAATACACCTTCCGGCACGCAAGCGAATCTCTGTTACAGTCCAACGTGTCGCAGTCGCTGCAGCAGCCCCTGCCCGGGCAGTCCGTGTCCGGGTAGTCCATGCGGTTCGATTacaccgccaccgccgccacaATTGACGTCGTCGCAACAGCATTTGCATCAGCATTCGAATAAGAATTGTCCGGCCGCACAGCAAATACTCAATTTGGATGATTATCCGTCGCGGCGGCAATCGTTGGATCGCCTGGATAGTCCACAG TCGAAATATTTCGGTCTGCAGGCCAATCAACTGTCGGATATATTGTGTCGCGGCGCCGTCGTCTCATCCATACAATCGGCCAATAATACGTTGACGCGTGGCGTCTCACTGCACAGCCGCAGCGGTAGCGCTCACGGTAGCATTCATGGTGGTAGTCATCACGGCAGCTATGGCGGTGGAGGTGGCGGCGGAACCGGCAGCGCACACGGTTCCATGGGTTGTCTGCAAGGCAGCATGGGACATTTGATGGGTGCTGGAGGCATTGGCGGCGGCATCGGTGGTGCTAGCACCAGCGGCAGCGTCGGCATGCTGTCGGGCGCAATTGATACCGGCGACTATGATGTGCCGCATCCGCATCCCTATACGCATCATTATATGCAGACGTCGACATCGATAACGCCGCCACATTCCACAATGAGTTTGATCGGTTCACGACCCGGTTCGGCCGGTGCTTGTCCGGGTCATGATTCGGGCTCAGACTCGAGTCAAGGCTGCGGCTCTACAATGGGTGGCGTTGACGTTCGCGTTGCGGGTGCCATGCATGGCATGGGCGCCATGAGCATTGGCAGTGGTCATGCTGGCCATATGATcggcggtggtggcggtggcggtgtTGGTGTTGCCATGGGCATGGGCATGATTGGCGCTGGCATGAGTGGTCATCATAGCGGTGGCAGCGGTTCGTTGGGACGCTGTTCAAGTCGTTGTCATAATACaatgaatacaacaacaaacaccaccaccaccaccactgatGATTCGGGCGGTGGCAGCGGTGGTAGTGGTGGCAGCGTTTTTATCGGCAGCTGCCGCATGGGTCCAACCACTAGTGGTGTCGGCGGCGGCGTCGGCATGGGTGTTGGCATCAATGTCGGTGGCGGCATGGGTGGCATTGGCATAATAGAGAATCCACATCGCAGCAGTTTACATGGCAGCGAGGGTAGCGGCTTGAATGTTTGCGGCATGGGCGGTAGCGGTGGCAGTGGCGGTAGTGTTGGCGGTCGCAGCAGTACACTCGGCACCATACACAATggacatcatcatcatcaatatCACCATGAATGTATACACTATGAGCGTCTACCTATACCTGTTCCTATACCGACTGTGccaatgcaacagcaacaacatttgcATTCCGAAGAAGAAATCGAACCAGCCTATGCAACAG TATTTCCAAATGTACCTTCTGCACCTGGCCTGTCTTGTGATGGAGAAGATC GCAGCATCTACAGACGTGGCGCACGCAGATGGCGCAAACTCTACCGAGTCAACGGACACATTTTCCAAGCCAAACGCTTCAATCGA CGCGCCTTCTGCGCCTACTGTCAGGACCGCATCTGGGGCTTGGGACGGCAAGGTTTCAAGTGCATACAATGCAAGCTGTTGGTGCACAAAAAATGCCATAAACTCGTACAGAAGCACTGCACCAACGAGCATGTGGAGCCGTTAGTCAAAGAACGCGACGACGCTTTCGCCGAACAGCTGCCGCAGGTGTTGCCACCGCTGCCCGATTATGCGTCGCAGGCGAGTGGCAGTGGCCACGGTGGCTTGTTGGATGCCTCTGATCCATTGGCAGCGCTCGAAATACAACCGCATGAtggacaaatgcaacaacagcagcagcaacatcagaATATTGAAGAACAACTGGAGCCGGGCACACAACGGCAATACTCGATAAACGATTTCGAATTGATACGCGTCATTGGACGTGGCAGCTACGCCAAGGTCTTGATGGTTGAGCTCAAGAATACTGGGCGTATTTATGCGATGAAAGTGATTAAGAAAGCGCTGGTCACCGATGATGAGGATATCGATTGGGTGCAAACGGAGAAGCATGTCTTCGAGACGGCATCGAATCATCCGTTCTTGGTCGGTTTGCATTCGTGCTTCCAGACACCGTCGCGGCTGTTCTTCGTGATTGAGTTTGTGCGCGGCGGTGATCTTATGTTCCATATGCAGCGACAGCGTCGTCTGCCCGAGGAGCATGCGCGCTTCTATGCGGCGGAAATCAGTTTGGCATTGAATTTCTTGCACGAGAAGGGCATTATTTATCGTGACTTGAAGTTGGACAATGTGCTGCTCGATCATGAGGGTCACATCAAGTTGACCGATTATGGCATGTGTAAGGAGGGTATACGTCCCGGTGACACGACCTCCACCTTCTGCGGCACACCCAATTATATAGCGCCAGAGATTTTGCGTGGCGAAGACTATGGTTTCTCGGTGGATTGGTGGGCGCTGGGCGTGCTCTTGTACGAGATGTTGGCCGGTCGCAGTCCATTCGACATAGCTGGCGCATCGGAAAATCCCGATCAG AACACTGAAGATTATCTGTTCCAAGTGATTTTGGAAAAGACCATACGTATACCGCGTTCACTGAGCGTCAAGGCTGCGTCGGTGTTGAAAGGTTTCCTTAATAAAAATCCAGCCGATCGCTTGGGTTGCCATCGTGAGTCCGCCTTCATGGACATTGTGAATCATCCATTCTTCAAGAGCATCGACTGGGAAATG CTCGAACGCAAACAAGTTTCGCCACCATTCAAACCGCGCTTAGACTCTGATCGAGATCTAGCCAATTTCCCACCCGAATTCACAGAGGAAGCTGTACAGCTGACGCCCGATGATGA